The region GACCTTGTAATGATTTTAATTGGCGTGTGATTTAACCCGAATGTCTCTCGAATGTTATTCTCAAGATACCGCCTGTACGAAAAATGAAACAATCGCGCATCGTTGCAGAACATCACAAATGTCGGTGGCGAAATGTCAACCTGTGTAACGTAGAAGACTTTTAGCCTGCGCCCTTTGTCGGACGGCGGTTGCAGCCGCGCCGTAGCGTGGCTGAGCATATCGTTGAGCGCACCTGTCGTGACACGACGGCGGCTCTGTTCATATACTGTACGCACCAATTGAAAGATTTTCGGTATTCGCTGCCCTGTCAATGCTGAGATAAAATGAATGGGCGCGTATTTCATAAACTTGAATGCCTCAGCAATTTCGGCGCGCATTTTACTCATCGTCTTATCGTCTTTTTCAATTAAATCCCATTTATTGACAACAATAATCGCAGGCTTTCCGTTGTTGTGCGCCAACCCCGCAACCTTTGTGTCTTGTTCTGTGACACCTTCAGTTGCGTCAATCATAATCAGCGATACATCAGCGCGTTCGACAGCCATCACAGTGCGCAATACACTGTAATATTCAATATCATCATCAATACGCGACTTGCGGCGCATCCCAGCGGTGTCAATCAATGTATACTGTCCCGTTTCGTCGGCATACGGCGTATCGACGGCATCACGCGTCGTGCCAGCAACATCACTGACAATGACGCGCTCTTCGCCGATAATTTTGTTGAGCAACGACGACTTACCCACATTGGGCTTACCGATAATCGCCACGGCGATTATATCGTCATCTTCGTCCGGCGCATCTGACTGCGGCAGCAAATCAAAACAAGCGTCCAGCAAATCACCCACACCCAAACCGTGCATCGCTGAAATGGGATGCGGCTCACCCAATCCTAGATTATAGAATTCAAATACCAATGGATCGGTATGCCCCGGCCTATCGGCCTTGTTGACTGCCAATATCACAGGCTTACCCGACCGTTGCAACATGACAGCAACATCTTGATCGGCCGCTGTCACGCCTGTCTGCAAATCGACCAGCATCACAATCACGTCAGCCGTATCGATGGCAATTTGTGCCTGCTCACGCATAAACTTAAGCATGCCATCTTTGACCTTAGGCTCAATACCACCGGTATCAGCCAGCGCAATGTCCTTGCCACGCCACTGGATATCGGCATACAAACGGTCACGCGTCACGCCCGGCGTGTCTTCCACAATAGACAATTTTCGCCCAACAAGTCGATTAAACAACTGGCTTTTTCCTACATTTGGTCGCCCAACAATGGCGATAATCGGTTTTTTCACAACGTTTTCTCCAAAAATTAAACTTTTACCAACTCGGCACGATAAACTTTACAACTATACGCATCGATTTGCATATTCATACCCTCTTTAACCACGCCGACCTCTTCACGCGCCCACAAGTCACGCAATTTGAATCCGTAACCCGATGCAACAGGCAATCCCATATCCCAAAACTGTACTGATGCCTTAGTCGACATATCGTCAAGATTGAAAAGCCCGATTGCATAACTACCGTCATGCAATGGCTTGACAAAAGTATGCGCCCCGGCGTCATCCCAATCCCAGTGCCGTGTGACATAAGGCTGTCGTCCCTCAGGGTCTTGGTTGAGTGCAATTAACTCGGCATTGGTCAAAATCGCTTGTGCCTCGTCGCTCATATTGCGCACGTCACAGCCAATCATCAATGGCGAATTCATCATGCACCACAGTGAAAAGTGCGTACGATACTGTTCATCGGTGCATCCCCCGCCACCTACAAACGTGCCATTGTCACGCATTCCGACCACAAGCATATCCATGTCGTTGTGGCAATACGGCGCGCCATGACATTCTTTGCCGATTTGGCTTTTAGCAATGGATTTAACCGACTCCCAGTTGTCAACAATATCGCCAGTCGACCGCCACATATGCGCGCCCGACGAACGAATCCACTTTTCCACTTCATGATGACCCCAGTTACAGGCACTGAACAAAATATCGCGCCCGCAGTTGCGTAACGCCATCGCCATGCGACGATATAAAATCTTACCGTCATGGTTGAGCGGGCGGTTGCAATAATCATATTTCAGAAAATCAACGCCCCACTCGGCAAAAGTTTGCGCGTCAGCAAACTCATGCTCAAAACTACCCGGGTACTCGGCACACGTCAGCACACCCGCGCAGGAATACAGCCCGAATTTCAGCTCACGTCCGTGCAGACAGTCGCTCAATGCCTTCATGCCATTGGGGAATTTCTCCGGGTCGGCAACCAGTTTACCATCAGCATTGCGTTGACGCAACGACCAGCAATCGTCCAACACGAGGTACTCATATCCCGCGGCTTTTAAGCCCCTGTCTTCAAAGGCTTGCGCCGTTTCCTTAATTAAGCCTTCCGAGATATTCCAGCCAAATGTGTTCCATGAGTTCCAGCCCATCGGCGGTGTTTTTGCAAGTGGCATCATTATTTCCTCCCATATATGGCGTCTAGCAATGCCGCACCGTCATTCTGAACAACTCGTATAGGGCAACCAATCGCCTGTGCCACCTGTGCCGGCGTGATATTGTCCAAGAATACATCTTGCTCATGTCGCAGCATATTTGATGGTATCAACAGCCGCTCATGCTTGCCGGGTTTCAACTGTTTAATCATATCGCTGCCTGTGACCAATCCTGCCACCGTAACGCCCATGCCAAAAAAATGGTTCTCAATCGCGACAACTTGCCCTTGCGGAAAATCTTGCAACAACTCTCTAAAAAACGCTAAAGCAGCTATACCTGTCACCAACGTAAATGGTTTTGGTTTTTGCCATTTTCGTTTTTTATGTGAGATAAACTCATGTCGAAACAATACCATCATGCCCACGCCGTTGTCCAGCTGCGGAAAATCACTATATGCCTCTAAACTCGGGAACGGCAGCTCTGCCGTCAAATATAGTTCATCGGCGCAATAGACATTCTTAAAGGGCTTGCACCGCGCAACGATATCATTAGCGTCTTCACACGTCACAGCTCGCAACGACGTCAACTTTTCACGATGCGCCGTCAAGCCAACAGGCACAATGCTGATACTCTCAAAGCCATACTGTCGCAAATCTTCCAACGTTTTGACAAGCTGTTTGCCATCGTTGTAGTCGGGGCAAACAACCACCTGCCCATGTAACTCAATTCCTGCCTCAACAAAAATTTTCAGCCATTGCAAAGCC is a window of Oscillospiraceae bacterium DNA encoding:
- the der gene encoding ribosome biogenesis GTPase Der is translated as MKKPIIAIVGRPNVGKSQLFNRLVGRKLSIVEDTPGVTRDRLYADIQWRGKDIALADTGGIEPKVKDGMLKFMREQAQIAIDTADVIVMLVDLQTGVTAADQDVAVMLQRSGKPVILAVNKADRPGHTDPLVFEFYNLGLGEPHPISAMHGLGVGDLLDACFDLLPQSDAPDEDDDIIAVAIIGKPNVGKSSLLNKIIGEERVIVSDVAGTTRDAVDTPYADETGQYTLIDTAGMRRKSRIDDDIEYYSVLRTVMAVERADVSLIMIDATEGVTEQDTKVAGLAHNNGKPAIIVVNKWDLIEKDDKTMSKMRAEIAEAFKFMKYAPIHFISALTGQRIPKIFQLVRTVYEQSRRRVTTGALNDMLSHATARLQPPSDKGRRLKVFYVTQVDISPPTFVMFCNDARLFHFSYRRYLENNIRETFGLNHTPIKIITRSKTDDTGGD
- a CDS encoding glycoside hydrolase family 27 protein codes for the protein MMPLAKTPPMGWNSWNTFGWNISEGLIKETAQAFEDRGLKAAGYEYLVLDDCWSLRQRNADGKLVADPEKFPNGMKALSDCLHGRELKFGLYSCAGVLTCAEYPGSFEHEFADAQTFAEWGVDFLKYDYCNRPLNHDGKILYRRMAMALRNCGRDILFSACNWGHHEVEKWIRSSGAHMWRSTGDIVDNWESVKSIAKSQIGKECHGAPYCHNDMDMLVVGMRDNGTFVGGGGCTDEQYRTHFSLWCMMNSPLMIGCDVRNMSDEAQAILTNAELIALNQDPEGRQPYVTRHWDWDDAGAHTFVKPLHDGSYAIGLFNLDDMSTKASVQFWDMGLPVASGYGFKLRDLWAREEVGVVKEGMNMQIDAYSCKVYRAELVKV
- a CDS encoding DUF512 domain-containing protein, with amino-acid sequence MRKRREREGIQAEDALFDEIKSCENKCIFCFIDQNPLKMRPSIYVKDDDVRLSIMTGSYVTLTNLTEQDVAWILEMQIPRLHVSVQATDEALRCKMMGNARAGEALQWLKIFVEAGIELHGQVVVCPDYNDGKQLVKTLEDLRQYGFESISIVPVGLTAHREKLTSLRAVTCEDANDIVARCKPFKNVYCADELYLTAELPFPSLEAYSDFPQLDNGVGMMVLFRHEFISHKKRKWQKPKPFTLVTGIAALAFFRELLQDFPQGQVVAIENHFFGMGVTVAGLVTGSDMIKQLKPGKHERLLIPSNMLRHEQDVFLDNITPAQVAQAIGCPIRVVQNDGAALLDAIYGRK